The following are from one region of the Stenotrophomonas lactitubi genome:
- a CDS encoding S46 family peptidase — MSPRKALPTALALGLTLAAGAHADEGMWMPTQLPELAKPLQAAGFKGNPADLANVTAPPLSAVVRAGGGTGSFVSADGLLLTNHHVAMGVIQYNSSPEHNFINDGFIAKGRADERPANPDFRVLVTVGFDKVTDQVLAQARGKTGRAYFDAVDAASKQIVAECEKDGSVRCSVANMYYGTDFYRIAQLELSDVRLVYAPPRAIGNYGDEIDNFMWPRHTGDFTLLRAYVGKDGKPAAYSKENVPYQAPAHLQMSVEGPKEGDYAMLAGYPGITYRHRTAAEFAGQIDTVLPRRVSVFQQMIDTIDAASAKDAQARTRYASQLQSLKNNRKRAAGELEGLLRSDAKAQRATDEQAMLAATDRKYQGDIKALLTNLSQGAAVGERDLLLEQMAGQSQLLRSALLLERLRIESAKPDAQRETGYQQRDQAMIEGVLKQVQRRYAPEVEKALLSTLLTRYQQLPDAQRVAEFDTAFGRTPAQLAQALDTLYAGTQLGDEAQRLSRFAAAREGKALAADPLIAVAGPLVAAQLRIENESKTREGEQLRLRPAYMQALFAWRAKQGRAVYPDANRTLRISYGKVEALHPRDGVTYSPVTTVAGIVEKNTNAYPFDAPKPLLAAIAKGDFGSTADPALKTQTVNFLTNLDTTGGNSGSPVLNAKGELIGLNFDSNWESVSASWWFDPRYKRAVHVDMRYLRWLLAKVYPAPELLKEMGVPAE, encoded by the coding sequence ATGTCGCCACGCAAAGCCCTCCCCACCGCCCTGGCCCTGGGCCTGACCCTCGCCGCCGGCGCCCACGCCGATGAAGGCATGTGGATGCCGACCCAGCTGCCGGAGCTGGCCAAGCCGCTGCAGGCGGCCGGTTTCAAGGGCAACCCGGCCGATCTGGCCAACGTGACGGCGCCGCCGCTGAGTGCGGTCGTGCGTGCCGGTGGTGGCACCGGCTCGTTCGTCTCGGCCGATGGCCTGCTGCTGACCAACCACCACGTGGCGATGGGCGTGATCCAGTACAACAGCTCGCCCGAGCACAACTTCATCAACGACGGCTTCATCGCCAAGGGCCGCGCCGATGAGCGCCCGGCCAATCCGGACTTCCGCGTGCTGGTCACCGTCGGCTTCGACAAGGTGACCGACCAGGTGCTGGCGCAGGCCCGGGGCAAGACCGGCCGCGCGTACTTCGACGCGGTGGATGCGGCCAGCAAGCAGATCGTGGCCGAGTGCGAGAAGGACGGCAGCGTGCGCTGCTCGGTGGCCAACATGTATTACGGCACCGACTTCTACCGCATCGCCCAGCTGGAACTGAGCGACGTGCGCCTGGTCTATGCGCCGCCGCGCGCGATCGGCAACTACGGCGATGAGATCGACAATTTCATGTGGCCGCGCCACACCGGCGACTTCACCCTGCTGCGCGCCTACGTGGGCAAGGACGGCAAGCCGGCCGCCTACAGCAAGGAAAACGTGCCCTACCAGGCCCCGGCGCACCTGCAGATGTCGGTGGAAGGCCCGAAGGAGGGTGACTACGCGATGCTGGCCGGTTACCCGGGCATCACCTACCGCCATCGCACCGCCGCCGAATTCGCGGGCCAGATCGATACCGTGCTGCCGCGCCGGGTGTCGGTGTTCCAGCAGATGATCGATACCATCGACGCAGCCAGTGCCAAGGACGCGCAGGCGCGTACCCGCTACGCCTCGCAGCTGCAGTCGCTGAAGAACAACCGCAAGCGTGCCGCCGGTGAGCTGGAAGGCCTGCTGCGAAGTGATGCCAAGGCGCAGCGTGCAACCGACGAGCAGGCAATGCTGGCCGCCACCGACCGCAAGTACCAGGGCGACATCAAGGCATTGCTGACCAACCTGTCGCAGGGTGCGGCGGTGGGCGAGCGCGACCTGCTGCTGGAGCAGATGGCTGGCCAGAGCCAGCTGCTGCGCTCGGCGCTGCTGCTGGAACGCCTGCGCATTGAATCGGCCAAGCCGGACGCGCAGCGCGAGACCGGCTACCAGCAGCGCGACCAGGCGATGATCGAGGGCGTGCTGAAGCAGGTGCAGCGTCGCTATGCACCCGAGGTCGAGAAGGCGCTGCTGTCCACCCTGTTGACCCGCTACCAGCAGCTGCCGGATGCGCAGCGCGTGGCCGAGTTCGATACGGCGTTCGGCCGTACCCCGGCACAGCTGGCGCAGGCACTGGACACGCTGTACGCCGGCACCCAGCTGGGTGATGAAGCGCAGCGTCTGTCCCGTTTCGCCGCTGCCCGCGAAGGCAAGGCGCTCGCCGCCGACCCGCTGATCGCCGTGGCCGGCCCGCTGGTGGCCGCGCAGCTGCGCATCGAGAACGAGAGCAAGACCCGCGAAGGCGAACAGCTGCGTCTGCGCCCGGCCTACATGCAGGCGCTGTTCGCCTGGCGTGCCAAGCAGGGCCGTGCGGTGTATCCGGATGCCAACCGCACGCTGCGCATCAGTTACGGCAAGGTCGAGGCGCTGCACCCGCGTGATGGCGTGACGTACTCGCCGGTGACCACCGTGGCCGGCATCGTCGAGAAGAACACCAACGCCTATCCGTTCGATGCACCCAAGCCGTTGCTGGCCGCGATTGCAAAGGGGGACTTCGGCAGCACCGCCGATCCCGCGCTGAAGACGCAGACGGTCAACTTCCTGACCAACCTGGACACCACCGGCGGCAACTCCGGCTCGCCGGTGCTCAACGCCAAGGGCGAACTGATCGGCCTGAACTTCGACAGCAACTGGGAGTCGGTCAGTGCCAGCTGGTGGTTCGACCCGCGCTACAAGCGCGCCGTGCACGTGGACATGCGCTACCTGCGCTGGCTGCTGGCCAAAGTCTACCCGGCACCCGAGCTGCTGAAGGAAATGGGCGTTCCAGCGGAATAA
- a CDS encoding translocation/assembly module TamB domain-containing protein, translated as MSTPAPTPSPNTPPRRVRFYRRRRFWAWSGAGVVGLVLVALLAVYWLLQTVAGRDVLLAQVVARLPVGASFTWDKVDGPVAGPLTLYNVDFRYDDIHFHAERAHLEPDLRPLLGRKLLLDKLELTNATLNLAKSDEPFKLPSWPDSLPQIEMPLAIQADLIAIDSFRISQANEPVIDISRVRGGIEIANGEFQARKLVVDSDMGNFTAQGRYIPAKDYDTDVTVTAVLPAPRGRTAATVGLVARGDLAHMEVALAGRAPKPLHAMLVFDGRTDPTWNATVRSDELDLALLSPALASSAIAPLALDFTASGKGGNANLHGRVKQGEQELELAPSVVSLQDQVLKVSPLVVKGLGGEARLEGTADFSEEDQQKLNFSVIAQNLTWVPAPDPNTAGSSPVPVTLKEARFGLAGTLKAWAAIGRADVEREKQKAQLRFDVRGNDQAAEIRELQAQTPGGQLQVEGKVAWAPQLDWDAKATLKDFDPGYFAPGWDGRLSGNLASKGRQLPPPANAPPGTAGTLEATVDLPSLKGTLRQRNVDAQGKFALQGEQGQGELKLAVGSSRVTASGKVGDRLDIDARFEPLQLSDLLPGADGGLRGQVQVKGPRDAPDITADLVGNNLNWDGYGAESLSIKGRLPWRGDSGTLAIQGQQVNAGMLLERLNIDAQGSVSNLRLAAQTRNELGAIELQGSVRQQGTQWRGELASLRIAPVKGDAWALRAPAAFAINGSNYTLGETCLGAATGGALCAHANWPREGLVVRGDALPLALVQPWLPPQSGRRIYLRGELNLDAQIRPRGNAWEGHVEVRSAEGGVRLGENRNTSVADANRGELVRYDQFSLKLDMTPASIKGYLGMGFQGNGFVDAKMQTGWEPSAPLNGELYLNMSRLYWLELFSPDVVRPTGLIEGHVSLRGTRGQPSLGGDAQLSNFKGEFPALGLTFDQGKGSFVAQPDGSAKITAQANSGKGTLYVDGGLSWFGDAQPLQLKIHGENVLLSNTSELRIVANPNLDFTLAKAAMELRGTVHVPEADIDLERLDRGTSVSEDVVVLDPADPEESRTSPLDMELTVSLGDKVKMTGFGLKGALTGKMQVWAKPGREMTANGGLEVSGRYKAYGQDLTITRGNLNWNYNAVSDPRINIRAERRIGDVTAGIDVTGRAQQPRADVWSDPAMSQSEALGYLVLGRSLTGASSDQTQQVNAASAALSAGSGLLASQLGAKLGLDDAGVSQSRALGGSVIGVGKYISPKLYVGYGVSLVGAGSVITLKYLLRRGFDVEVESSTVENRGSLNWRREK; from the coding sequence GTGAGCACGCCCGCACCGACTCCGTCGCCGAACACGCCGCCGCGGCGCGTGCGCTTCTACCGCCGTCGCCGTTTCTGGGCATGGTCCGGCGCGGGCGTGGTCGGCCTGGTGCTGGTTGCCCTGCTGGCCGTGTACTGGCTGCTGCAGACGGTGGCCGGCCGCGATGTGCTGCTGGCGCAGGTGGTGGCACGCCTGCCGGTGGGTGCCAGCTTCACCTGGGACAAGGTCGATGGCCCGGTGGCCGGGCCGCTGACCCTCTACAACGTCGACTTCCGCTACGACGACATCCATTTCCACGCCGAGCGCGCGCACCTGGAGCCGGACCTGCGTCCCCTGCTGGGCCGCAAGCTGCTGCTGGACAAGCTGGAACTGACCAACGCCACGCTCAACCTGGCCAAGAGCGACGAGCCGTTCAAGCTGCCGTCGTGGCCCGATTCGCTGCCGCAGATCGAAATGCCGCTGGCGATCCAGGCCGATTTGATCGCCATCGACAGTTTCCGCATCAGCCAGGCCAACGAGCCGGTGATCGACATCAGCCGCGTGCGTGGTGGCATCGAGATCGCCAACGGCGAGTTCCAGGCGCGCAAACTGGTCGTGGACAGCGACATGGGCAATTTCACTGCCCAGGGACGCTACATCCCGGCCAAGGATTACGACACCGACGTCACCGTTACTGCAGTGCTGCCGGCACCGCGCGGTCGGACTGCGGCCACGGTCGGCCTGGTCGCGCGCGGTGATCTGGCGCATATGGAAGTGGCGCTGGCCGGTCGCGCGCCGAAGCCGCTGCACGCGATGCTGGTGTTCGATGGCCGCACCGATCCGACCTGGAATGCGACCGTGCGCAGCGACGAGCTGGACCTTGCGCTGTTGTCGCCGGCGCTGGCCAGCTCGGCCATCGCGCCGCTGGCATTGGATTTCACGGCCTCCGGCAAGGGCGGCAATGCCAACCTGCATGGCCGGGTGAAGCAGGGTGAGCAGGAACTGGAGCTGGCGCCGTCGGTGGTGTCGCTGCAGGACCAGGTGCTGAAGGTCTCACCGCTGGTGGTCAAGGGCCTGGGCGGCGAAGCGCGCCTGGAAGGTACCGCTGATTTCAGCGAAGAAGACCAGCAGAAGCTGAATTTCTCGGTGATCGCGCAGAACCTGACCTGGGTGCCGGCGCCGGACCCGAACACTGCCGGTAGTTCGCCGGTGCCGGTGACGCTGAAGGAAGCGCGCTTCGGTCTGGCCGGTACGCTGAAGGCGTGGGCGGCGATCGGCCGTGCCGATGTCGAGCGCGAAAAGCAGAAGGCGCAGCTGCGCTTCGATGTGCGTGGCAACGATCAGGCCGCTGAGATCCGTGAACTGCAGGCGCAGACCCCGGGTGGTCAGCTGCAGGTGGAAGGCAAGGTGGCATGGGCACCGCAGCTGGACTGGGATGCCAAGGCCACGCTGAAGGATTTCGACCCGGGCTATTTCGCGCCGGGTTGGGATGGCCGTCTGTCCGGCAATCTCGCATCCAAGGGCCGTCAGCTGCCGCCGCCGGCCAATGCGCCGCCGGGCACCGCGGGCACGCTGGAGGCCACGGTGGACCTGCCCTCGCTGAAGGGCACCCTGCGCCAACGCAACGTAGATGCACAGGGCAAGTTCGCCCTGCAGGGTGAACAGGGCCAGGGTGAATTGAAACTGGCCGTCGGCAGCAGCCGGGTGACCGCCTCGGGCAAGGTCGGCGACCGCCTGGATATCGATGCGCGCTTCGAACCGCTGCAGCTGAGCGATCTGCTGCCCGGCGCCGACGGTGGCCTGCGTGGCCAGGTGCAGGTGAAAGGCCCGCGCGATGCGCCGGACATCACCGCCGATCTGGTCGGCAACAATCTCAACTGGGACGGTTACGGCGCTGAAAGCCTGAGCATCAAGGGCCGGCTGCCGTGGCGTGGCGACAGTGGCACGCTGGCGATTCAGGGCCAGCAGGTCAACGCCGGCATGCTGCTGGAGCGCTTGAACATCGATGCGCAGGGCAGTGTCTCCAACCTGCGCCTGGCCGCGCAGACCCGCAACGAGCTGGGCGCGATCGAACTGCAGGGCAGCGTGCGCCAGCAGGGCACGCAATGGCGTGGCGAGCTGGCATCGCTGCGCATCGCACCGGTGAAGGGCGATGCGTGGGCACTGCGTGCGCCTGCGGCATTCGCGATCAACGGCAGCAACTACACGCTGGGCGAAACCTGTCTGGGCGCTGCGACCGGGGGCGCCCTGTGCGCGCACGCCAACTGGCCGCGCGAAGGGCTGGTGGTGCGCGGCGATGCGTTGCCGCTGGCACTGGTGCAGCCGTGGTTGCCCCCGCAGTCCGGCCGGCGCATCTACCTGCGTGGCGAACTCAACCTGGACGCGCAGATCCGTCCGCGTGGCAACGCGTGGGAAGGGCACGTGGAAGTGCGCTCGGCCGAAGGCGGCGTCCGCCTGGGCGAGAACCGCAACACCAGCGTGGCCGATGCCAACCGTGGCGAGCTGGTGCGCTATGACCAGTTCTCGCTGAAGCTGGACATGACCCCGGCCAGCATCAAGGGCTACCTGGGCATGGGCTTCCAGGGCAACGGCTTCGTCGATGCCAAGATGCAGACCGGTTGGGAACCGAGTGCGCCGCTCAACGGCGAGCTCTACCTCAACATGTCGCGCCTGTACTGGCTGGAACTGTTCTCGCCGGACGTGGTGCGTCCGACCGGCCTGATCGAAGGCCACGTGAGCCTGCGCGGCACCCGCGGCCAGCCCTCGCTGGGCGGTGATGCGCAGCTGAGCAACTTCAAGGGCGAGTTCCCGGCGCTGGGCCTGACCTTCGACCAGGGCAAGGGCAGCTTCGTTGCTCAGCCTGATGGCTCGGCCAAGATCACCGCGCAGGCCAATTCGGGCAAGGGCACGCTGTATGTCGACGGCGGCCTGTCCTGGTTCGGCGATGCACAGCCGCTGCAGCTGAAGATCCACGGCGAGAATGTGCTGCTGTCCAATACCAGCGAACTGCGCATCGTCGCCAATCCCAACCTGGACTTCACCTTGGCCAAGGCCGCGATGGAGCTGCGCGGAACGGTGCACGTGCCCGAGGCCGACATCGATCTGGAGCGCCTGGACCGTGGCACCTCGGTGTCCGAAGACGTGGTGGTGCTGGACCCGGCCGATCCGGAAGAGTCGCGGACTTCGCCGCTGGACATGGAGCTGACCGTCAGCCTCGGCGACAAGGTGAAAATGACCGGCTTCGGCCTGAAGGGCGCGCTGACCGGCAAGATGCAGGTCTGGGCCAAGCCCGGCCGCGAGATGACCGCCAACGGCGGCCTGGAAGTCAGTGGCCGCTACAAGGCCTATGGCCAGGACCTGACCATCACCCGCGGCAACCTCAACTGGAACTACAACGCGGTGTCCGACCCGCGCATCAACATCCGCGCCGAGCGCCGGATCGGTGATGTCACCGCCGGCATTGACGTGACCGGGCGGGCGCAGCAGCCACGTGCCGATGTCTGGTCCGATCCGGCGATGTCGCAGTCCGAAGCACTGGGTTACCTGGTGCTGGGGCGCAGCCTGACCGGTGCCAGCAGCGACCAGACCCAGCAGGTGAACGCCGCATCGGCAGCGCTGTCGGCCGGCAGCGGCCTGCTGGCTTCGCAGCTGGGTGCCAAGCTGGGCCTGGACGATGCCGGCGTCAGCCAGTCGCGCGCGCTGGGCGGTTCGGTCATCGGCGTCGGCAAGTACATTTCGCCCAAGCTGTACGTGGGCTACGGCGTGTCGCTGGTCGGTGCCGGTTCGGTGATCACGCTGAAGTACCTGCTGCGCCGCGGCTTCGACGTTGAAGTGGAATCGAGCACGGTGGAAAACCGCGGTTCGCTGAACTGGCGGCGGGAAAAATAA
- a CDS encoding autotransporter assembly complex protein TamA, giving the protein MLCRMQPTKYALPLMVLSLCATSVAHARGTIDKVDIKGLDKGDDAAIIENIQESLSLFDTIGKEQGESRLEYLLSQAERQTRQALEPFGYYNPVIKVEAPRQDEHVTVLIHVDKGPPVLVRREHIDITGPAMYDQYLQDDLTAFKPRKGQRFEHTQYEASKITVTRRLAERGYFDADYTQRQVQITRADNAADIDLTWDSGRRYNMGPVTFEQNYFDDKLFDPLVYWDQGSYFHEGKLDRLRESLTKLDYFSVIDIQPRPDQADENGEVPVDVKLTRAKRSIYSYGLSYGSESGAGVRGGLERRFLNSRGHKMNTQLDYAQKRKSLITSYRIPAFNWLDGWYTFAASAYDEQTDYIDLRNFKLIASRSGEINENWTAIASINALRERWRYASGTEFTDAVYNTSTLVYPQIVADYVKVDDELFPRSGISGTATVRAGVEGVGSDTSFVQANAVLRWYIPVGPSNRLILRGEGGTTWTSDLVAMPPSLRYFAGGDRSIRGYAYREVGPRTPRPDKYALGAKHLVVGSAEYEHYFNGGPWGAAVFVDTGSAFDTNIDLHTGVGFGVRWKSPVGPVRVDIAHGLNNPDSQFQLYLNIGADL; this is encoded by the coding sequence ATGCTGTGCCGCATGCAGCCAACGAAATACGCCCTGCCGCTGATGGTCCTCTCGCTTTGCGCCACTTCCGTGGCCCATGCGCGCGGCACCATCGACAAGGTGGACATCAAGGGATTGGACAAGGGCGACGACGCCGCGATCATCGAGAACATCCAGGAATCGCTGTCGTTGTTCGACACGATCGGCAAGGAGCAGGGCGAGTCGCGCCTGGAATACCTGCTGTCGCAGGCCGAGCGGCAGACCCGCCAGGCACTGGAGCCGTTCGGGTACTACAACCCGGTGATCAAGGTCGAGGCGCCGCGGCAGGACGAGCACGTCACCGTGCTGATCCATGTCGACAAGGGCCCGCCGGTGCTGGTGCGCCGCGAGCATATCGACATCACCGGTCCGGCGATGTACGACCAGTACCTGCAGGACGACCTGACCGCATTCAAGCCCCGCAAGGGTCAGCGCTTCGAGCATACCCAGTACGAAGCCAGCAAGATCACCGTGACGCGGCGCCTGGCCGAGCGTGGCTACTTCGACGCCGACTACACCCAGCGCCAGGTACAAATCACCCGCGCGGACAACGCTGCCGACATCGACCTGACCTGGGACAGCGGCCGCCGCTACAACATGGGCCCGGTGACCTTCGAGCAGAACTACTTCGACGACAAGCTGTTCGACCCGCTGGTGTACTGGGACCAGGGCAGCTATTTCCACGAAGGCAAGCTGGACCGCCTGCGCGAGTCGCTGACCAAGCTCGATTACTTCAGCGTGATCGACATCCAGCCGCGCCCGGACCAGGCCGACGAAAACGGCGAGGTGCCGGTCGATGTGAAGCTGACGCGGGCCAAGCGCAGCATCTATTCCTACGGTCTTAGCTACGGCAGCGAAAGTGGCGCCGGTGTGCGCGGTGGCCTTGAACGGCGCTTCCTGAACAGCCGTGGCCACAAGATGAACACCCAGCTGGACTATGCGCAGAAACGCAAGAGCCTGATCACCAGCTACCGCATTCCGGCGTTCAACTGGCTTGATGGCTGGTACACCTTCGCCGCCAGTGCCTACGACGAGCAGACCGACTACATCGATCTGCGCAACTTCAAGCTGATCGCCAGCCGCAGCGGCGAGATCAACGAGAACTGGACCGCCATCGCCTCGATCAACGCGCTGCGCGAGCGCTGGCGCTATGCCTCGGGCACCGAATTCACCGATGCGGTCTACAACACGTCCACGCTGGTCTATCCGCAGATCGTGGCCGATTACGTGAAGGTGGACGACGAGCTGTTCCCGCGCAGCGGCATCAGCGGCACGGCGACGGTACGTGCCGGCGTCGAAGGCGTCGGTTCGGATACCAGCTTCGTGCAGGCCAATGCGGTGCTGCGCTGGTACATCCCGGTGGGACCGAGCAACCGCCTGATCCTGCGCGGCGAAGGCGGCACCACCTGGACCAGTGACCTGGTGGCGATGCCGCCCAGCCTGCGCTACTTCGCCGGTGGCGACCGCAGCATCCGCGGCTATGCCTACCGTGAGGTCGGCCCGCGTACGCCTAGACCCGACAAGTACGCGCTGGGTGCCAAGCACCTGGTGGTCGGTTCGGCCGAATACGAGCATTACTTCAATGGCGGCCCGTGGGGTGCGGCGGTATTTGTCGATACCGGCAGCGCCTTCGATACCAATATCGATCTGCATACCGGCGTCGGCTTCGGCGTGCGCTGGAAATCGCCGGTGGGCCCGGTGCGGGTGGATATCGCGCACGGCCTGAACAACCCGGATTCGCAGTTCCAGCTGTACCTCAACATCGGAGCGGACCTGTGA
- the glyS gene encoding glycine--tRNA ligase subunit beta translates to MSQLSPLLIELGTEELPVKALPGLAQAFFDGVVDGLRKRGVELELGDARPLSTPRRLAVLLPGVGLEQPEQHSEVLGPYLNIALDAEGQPTKALQGFAAKAGIDWTALEKTSDNKGERFVHRAVTPGARTAALLPEILREAIAGMPIPKPMRWGDHSWGFARPVHWLVLLHGGEVVEAELFGLKADRMSRGHRFLHDKTVWLTQPQDYVESLRAAFVLVDPAERRQRIVAEVEAAAATAGGSARITEDNLEQVVNLVEWPSAVLCSFERAFLAVPQEALIETMEINQKFFPVLDDGGKLTEKFIGIANIESKDVAEVAKGYERVIRPRFADAKFFFDEDLKQGLEAMGEGLKTVTYQAKLGSVADKVARVAALAEVIAAQVGADPVLAKRAAQLAKNDLQSRMVNEFPELQGIAGRHYAVVGGESPEVALAIDEAYQPRFGGDDIALSPLGKVLAIAERVDTLAGGFAAGLKPTGNKDPFALRRNALGLARTIIESGFELDLRALLASANAGLAARNVQADVAELYDFILDRLKGYYSDKGVPASHFNAVAELKPASLYDFDRRLDAIGIFAALPEAEALAAANKRIRNILRKAEGDIPGQIDTALLQEDAERALAEAVTAAIDDTGASLHQKDYVAVLARLARLRPQVDAFFDGVMVNAEDPALRGNRLALLTMLGERLGKVAAIEHLSS, encoded by the coding sequence ATGAGCCAATTGTCTCCCCTGCTGATTGAACTGGGCACCGAAGAGTTGCCGGTCAAGGCGCTGCCGGGCCTGGCCCAGGCCTTCTTCGACGGTGTTGTCGATGGCCTGCGCAAGCGCGGCGTCGAACTGGAGCTGGGCGATGCACGCCCGCTGTCGACCCCGCGCCGCCTGGCCGTGCTGCTGCCGGGCGTTGGCCTGGAACAGCCGGAACAGCACAGCGAAGTGCTGGGCCCGTACCTGAACATCGCGCTGGACGCCGAAGGCCAGCCGACCAAGGCGCTGCAGGGTTTCGCGGCCAAGGCCGGGATCGACTGGACCGCGCTGGAGAAGACCAGCGACAACAAGGGTGAGCGCTTCGTGCACCGTGCGGTGACCCCGGGTGCGCGCACCGCTGCGCTGCTGCCGGAGATCCTGCGCGAGGCCATTGCCGGCATGCCCATTCCCAAGCCGATGCGCTGGGGCGACCACAGCTGGGGCTTCGCCCGCCCGGTGCACTGGCTGGTGCTGCTGCACGGCGGTGAGGTGGTGGAGGCCGAACTGTTCGGCCTGAAGGCCGACCGCATGAGCCGCGGCCACCGCTTCCTGCACGACAAGACCGTGTGGCTGACCCAGCCGCAGGACTATGTCGAATCGCTGCGCGCCGCCTTCGTGCTGGTCGATCCGGCCGAGCGTCGCCAGCGCATCGTTGCCGAGGTTGAAGCCGCTGCCGCCACCGCCGGTGGCAGCGCGCGGATCACCGAGGACAACCTGGAGCAGGTGGTGAACCTGGTCGAGTGGCCGTCGGCAGTGCTGTGCAGCTTCGAGCGCGCGTTCCTGGCGGTACCGCAGGAAGCGTTGATCGAGACGATGGAGATCAACCAGAAGTTCTTCCCGGTGCTGGATGACGGCGGCAAGCTGACCGAGAAGTTCATCGGCATCGCCAACATCGAGTCCAAGGACGTGGCCGAAGTGGCCAAGGGCTACGAGCGCGTGATCCGCCCGCGCTTCGCCGATGCCAAGTTCTTCTTCGACGAAGACCTGAAGCAGGGCCTGGAGGCGATGGGCGAGGGCCTGAAGACGGTGACCTACCAGGCCAAGCTGGGCAGCGTGGCCGACAAGGTCGCGCGCGTGGCGGCGCTGGCCGAGGTGATCGCCGCGCAGGTGGGGGCTGACCCGGTGCTGGCCAAGCGTGCCGCGCAGCTGGCCAAGAACGACCTGCAGTCGCGCATGGTCAACGAATTCCCGGAACTGCAGGGCATCGCCGGCCGCCACTACGCGGTGGTCGGTGGCGAGTCGCCGGAGGTGGCGCTGGCCATCGACGAAGCGTACCAGCCGCGCTTCGGTGGTGATGACATCGCGCTGTCGCCGCTGGGCAAGGTGCTGGCGATCGCCGAGCGTGTGGACACCCTGGCCGGCGGTTTCGCCGCGGGCCTGAAGCCGACCGGCAACAAGGACCCGTTCGCCCTGCGCCGCAACGCGCTGGGCCTGGCCCGCACGATCATCGAAAGCGGCTTCGAGCTGGACCTGCGCGCGCTGCTGGCCAGCGCCAATGCCGGGCTGGCCGCGCGCAACGTGCAGGCCGACGTGGCTGAGCTGTACGACTTCATCCTCGACCGCCTGAAGGGCTATTACAGCGACAAGGGCGTGCCGGCCAGCCACTTCAACGCGGTGGCCGAGCTGAAGCCGGCCTCGCTGTACGACTTCGACCGCCGTCTGGACGCGATCGGGATCTTCGCAGCGCTGCCGGAAGCCGAGGCGCTGGCAGCGGCCAACAAGCGCATCCGCAACATCCTGCGCAAGGCCGAAGGCGATATTCCGGGCCAGATCGATACTGCCCTGCTGCAGGAGGATGCCGAGCGCGCGCTGGCGGAAGCCGTGACTGCAGCCATCGACGATACCGGCGCCAGCCTGCACCAGAAGGACTACGTGGCCGTGCTGGCGCGCCTGGCCCGCCTGCGTCCGCAGGTCGATGCGTTCTTCGACGGGGTGATGGTCAATGCCGAGGATCCGGCATTGCGCGGCAACCGCCTGGCGCTGTTGACGATGCTGGGTGAACGCCTGGGCAAGGTCGCGGCGATCGAGCACCTGTCGAGCTGA
- the glyQ gene encoding glycine--tRNA ligase subunit alpha, protein MSATPTVPITFQGLIQTLNQFWAQQGCVLIQPLDLEVGAGTFHPATFLRAIGPETWNAAYVQPSRRPTDGRYGDNPNRLQRYYQYQVAMKPAPDNIQQLYLDSLKAVGIDPLVHDLRFVEDNWESPTLGAWGLGWEVWLNGMEVTQFTYFQQAGGLECRPVLGEITYGLERLCMYLQNCDNVYDLVWTYGPDGQPVTYGDVYHQNEVEQSTYNFEYADVEEMFHRFDACEREAQKLVEVNLPLPAYEQVMKASHTFNLLDARRAISVTERQRYILRVRALAQAVAKAYYEQREKLGFPGAKKA, encoded by the coding sequence ATGTCCGCGACCCCGACCGTTCCGATCACCTTCCAGGGCCTGATCCAGACCCTGAACCAGTTCTGGGCCCAGCAGGGCTGCGTGCTCATCCAGCCGCTCGACCTGGAGGTGGGCGCCGGTACGTTCCACCCGGCCACCTTCCTGCGTGCGATTGGTCCGGAAACCTGGAATGCGGCCTACGTGCAGCCCTCGCGGCGTCCGACCGATGGCCGTTACGGCGATAACCCGAACCGCCTGCAGCGCTACTACCAGTACCAGGTGGCGATGAAGCCGGCGCCGGACAACATCCAGCAGCTGTACCTGGATTCGCTGAAGGCGGTGGGCATCGATCCGCTGGTGCACGACCTGCGTTTCGTCGAGGACAACTGGGAATCGCCGACGCTGGGCGCCTGGGGCCTGGGCTGGGAAGTCTGGCTCAACGGCATGGAGGTGACCCAGTTCACCTACTTCCAGCAGGCTGGCGGCCTGGAGTGCCGGCCGGTGCTGGGCGAGATCACCTACGGTCTCGAGCGCCTGTGCATGTACCTGCAGAACTGCGACAACGTCTACGACCTGGTGTGGACCTACGGCCCGGACGGGCAGCCAGTGACCTACGGCGACGTCTACCACCAGAACGAGGTGGAGCAGAGCACCTACAACTTCGAATACGCCGACGTGGAAGAAATGTTCCACCGCTTCGACGCCTGCGAGCGTGAAGCGCAGAAGCTGGTGGAAGTGAACCTGCCGCTGCCGGCCTACGAGCAGGTGATGAAGGCCAGCCACACCTTCAACCTGCTGGATGCGCGCCGAGCGATCAGCGTGACCGAACGCCAGCGCTACATCCTGCGCGTGCGCGCGCTGGCGCAGGCGGTGGCCAAGGCCTACTACGAGCAGCGCGAGAAGCTGGGCTTCCCGGGCGCGAAGAAGGCCTGA